A window of Vulpes lagopus strain Blue_001 chromosome 16, ASM1834538v1, whole genome shotgun sequence genomic DNA:
CGCCTCGACCCCGGAGCACGGGAGGCAGCGCCCGCCAGGAATTTTTCAGGCGACTGTCATCCCGGAGAGAAGCCAGGGGACCGCGTCACCCCAACTCTGACGTCTCCTGCAAGAAGTTCAGAGACTTCAGCAGTCCTGACCTCGGAGGGAAATGGCACGCCTGACGCGGTGGAAAATCCCCCAGAGCTGAAGAAGTGCCCCTGGGTGGTGCGTGTGCGCGTGTCTGTGCGTGTGCAACACCACGAGAGCGCGGACCCCGTGGGTGATGGAGACGAAATGCGGAGAGAATGACTAGCGACGAATCTGTGAATGTGTTCCCCGGAGTTGCTAATTTGCCAGCCCGAAGCAGCACATTGTACGAGGAGGAGACGTTTGGCTGCTTGTGATTTCTCCCCAAACTGGTGCTGCCAGATGCATGGCTCTCTACGTGTGGGAACCAGTCGTTCCTAGCTGCAGCATACCGGGAAAGGGGAAAGGTTGAGGCAACTAACGTAAGTGTAAAGTTTCGCATGCACGATTGTAAATGTTGTGTCTAGATGTGTCCTCGGTGTGGACGAGGGGCGTCCGTAATTGGGGAGACGGTTGGGGCACAGCTCACCTACTAGGCTGTATCTGCATCCCTACCTGCATCACTCTGCTGGAACTAATCGCGGGCATCAGCTACCGTGCAGCCTAATGCAGATAAGATTAGAGCCTGGGAACTGACCAGTTCTACTCAAGTAGGTGGCTGCCTGGAGGCTTGCACCCATCTAGATTGCAGTTAGGGGAGCATCTAAGCAGAAGCCTTTTTACCTGCGTTCAGTGGGTTGCAGTGTTTACGTGTGGCAGATGTTACTAATGTTATAACCGGGGATCAGGGTtaagaaactgcatttttttttccccctgtcttTTACGCTCAGTCGAAAATATTGTGCTGTTACATGGGAATGTTAGCTGCGTTTCACTTACATCTCAACACTCTCTTCCACATCTAGGATAAGGAATCctgtattatacatttttaaaagtttcgtGTGTTTCTTAATCCAAATGGGGAGAATTTGGCAATATGGAGAAATGAGAGCAAGGTCTGGGCAGGAGATTTGAAGTCTTGGTATTGTGCTCTTAGGCAATGAGGATATGTAGTGGCCGGTGACTATTGGCTTCTGATGCTGCAGCAGCATGTCCGGATGCTTGTTTCCCAGTAAGATGGGATTAGAAGGCAGTTGAGGAACTgggggcagagaaaaaaagatagtctttttagAAGGAAGAGATGACTCAGtgtaacagagaagaaaacatcaCATTTGACATGTGACAAAGCAATTAGCAGGAACCATAGCTAAATACTTAGTGTTTTTCACTTGTACCTAAAAAAACTAAGGGAGGTGGATTAGGAGCCAGGAGGCGGGTAagacagggggaggggaagaagagaacAAGAATGCATGTTTTGAATTAAACAGTGTCCTGAAAAACAGTGTGGGTGAATACAGGTAAAAATAGCAGCTGTCCTTAATTCAGAAGTAGATTAATCTCATTTTCTCTGGGCAAATGCAACAAGCAGTGGGTATTTAGTGTTTTCATCCACAGAGTTAACTTGCAAACAGTGGCAGAGCAAACTGCCATGTTTACTAATGTGCAGTGGAAAATGTGTTGTGATATTTCATGACTGTGTGTTTTTGTTTACTGAAGAATAATATTGTCTATACGATTGTGTTGACAGTGGCTGTCTCCAAATAAGCGATGAGATGTAATGCATCCTCCAGTCCATGCACGCTTCCTCTTGCAGTCCGTGCATCATTCCTCAGTGGAAACCTTTAAACCCTAAaatccaggaaaagaaaataaatacattatcatGGACCTGAGGGATTTTTACCTGTTGGCTGCTCTGATTGCCTGTTTAAGGCTGGATTCCGCAATAGCTCAAGAACTTATTTACACTATTAGAGAGGAATTGCCTGAAAATGTGCCCATAGGAAACATACCAAAGGATCTGAACATTTCTCACATCAATGCTGCCACAGGGACCAGTGCCAGCCTTGTCTACAGACTGGTTTCTAAAGCTGGGGATGCCCCTCTGGTGAAAGTGTCCAGTAGCACTGGGGAAATTTTCACAACCTCCAACAGAATAGACAGAGAAAAACTCTGTGCTGGAGCCTCTTATGCGGAGGAGAATGAGTGTTTCTTTGAACTTGAGGTAGTGATCCTCCCCAATGATTTCTTCAGgctgatcaaaataaaaataattgtcaagGATACCAATGATAATGCCCCCATGTTTCCATCTCCTGTCATCAATATTTCCATTCCAGAAAACACTTTGATCAACAGCCGCTTTCCAATTCCATCAGCAACAGATCCTGACACAGGCTTCAATGGTGTACAGCATTATGAATTGTTAAATGGGCAGAGTGTTTTTGGACTGGATATCGTGGAAACTCCGGAGGGAGAGAAGTGGCCACAATTGATTGTTCAGCAAAACTTGGACAGAGAACAGAAAGACACCTATGTGATGAAAATCAAAGTAGAGGATGGAGGCACTCCACAGAAATCCAGCACGGCCATACTGCAGGTCACAGTAAGTGATGTAAATGACAACAGGCCAGTGTTTAAAGAGGGTCAAGTGGAGGTGCATATCCCAGAGAATGCTCCTGTAGGCACCTCTGTGATTCAGCTCCACGCCACTGACGCAGATATAGGCAGTAATGCTGAAATCCGATACATTTTTGGTGCCCAGGTCGCCCCTGCAACCAAAAGACTCTTTGCTTTAAATAATACTACTGGGCTGATTACAGTTCAGAGGTCCTTAGATCGAGAGGAGACGGCCATTCACAAAGTGACAGTGCTGGCTAGTGATGGCAGCTCCACACCCGCTCGGGCAACGGTTACCATCAATGTCACTGATGTAAATGATAACCCTCCTAACATAGACCTCAGGTACATTATAAGTCCCATCAATGGCACGgtgtatttatctgagaaagatcCTGTCAATACAAAGATTGCCCTCATTACAGTTTCAGATAAGGACACAGATGTGAATGGCAAAGTGATCTGTTTTATTGAAAGAGAGGTCCCATTTCATTTGAAGGCAGTATACGACAACCAGTATTTGTTAGAGACCTCCTCTTTGTTGGACTATGAGGGCACCAAAGAATTCAGCTTTAAAATTGTCGCCTCTGATTCTGGGAAGCCCAGTTTAAATCAGACTGCCCTGGTAAGGGTTAAGCTTGAGGACGAAAATGACAACCCACCAATTTTCAACCAGCCTGTAATTGAGCTGTCAGTTTCTGAAAACAACCGACGTGGGTTATACTTAACAACTATTAGTGCCACAGATGAAGACAGTGGGAAAAATGCGGACATTGTTTATCAGCTTGGACCGAATGCCTCCTTCTTTGATCTGGACCGAAAGACAGGAGTTTTGACAGCCTCCAGAGTCTTTGACAGAGAAGAACAAGAACGATTCATTTTTACAGTAACTGCCAGGGACAATGGGACCCCTCCCCTCCAAAGCCAAGCGGCTGTGATAGTTACTGTTCTGGATGAGAATGACAATAGCCCCAAGTTTACTCAtaatcattttcaattttttgtgtCTGAGAATCTGCCAAAGTATAGTACTGTGGGGGTAATCACAGTGACAGATGCAGATGCTGGAGAGAATAAAGCTGTGActctttccattctgaatgacaatGATAATTTTGTGTTGGATCCCTATTCTGGAGTCATAAAGTCAAATGTCTCGTTTGATAGAGAGCAGCAGAGTTCCTACACTTTCGATGTCAAGGCCACTGATGGAGGACAACCGCCCCGCTCTTCTACTGCAAAAGTAACCATCAATGTCATGGATGTCAATGACAATAGCCCAGTTGTCATTTCTCCACCTTCCAACACTTCTTTTAAGTTGGTGCCCCTCTCAGCCATTCCCGGCTCTGTGGTGGCAGAAGTTTTTGCGGTGGACATCGACACTGGGATGAACGCCGAACTTAAGTACACGATTGTGAGTGGGAACAACAAAGGCTTGTTTCGGATCGATCCAGTAACAGGTAACATCACCCTGGAAGAAAAACCGGCACCCACTGACGTGGGCTTGCACCGTCTGGTGGTCAACATCAGTGACCTGGGATACCCTAAGTCTTTGCACACACTCGTGCTTGTTTTTCTTTACGTTAATGACACTGCTGGGAATGCCTCCTATATCTATGACTTGATTCGCAGGACTATGGAGACCCCACTGGACAGGAACATAGGGGACAGTAGCCAACCCTATCAAAATGAGGACTATCTCACCATCATGATCGCCATCGTCGCAGGCGCCATGGTGGTCATCGTCGTGATCTTCGTGACCGTCCTGGTGCGCTGTCGCCACGCGTCAAGGTTCAAAGCAGCTCAGAGGAGCAAGCAGGGTGCTGAATGGATGTCCCCAAACCaggagaacaaacaaaacaagaaaaagaaaaggaagaaaagaaagtctcCCAAGAGCTCCCTTTTGAACTTTGTTACAATCGAAGAGTCCAAACCTGATGATGCAGTTCACGAACCTATCAATGGGACAATAAGCCTCCCGGCTGAGCTGGAGGAGCAAAGTATAGGAAGATTTGACTGGGGCCCGGCCCCTCCAACAACCTTCAAGCCTAACAGCCCTGACCTGGCCAAGCACTACAAATCTGCTTCTCCACAGCCTGCTTTTCATCTTAAACCAGACACTCCAGTTTCTGTGAAAAAGCATCATGTGATTCAGGAACTCCCGTTGGACAACACCTTTGTCGGG
This region includes:
- the PCDH9 gene encoding protocadherin-9 isoform X4 produces the protein MDLRDFYLLAALIACLRLDSAIAQELIYTIREELPENVPIGNIPKDLNISHINAATGTSASLVYRLVSKAGDAPLVKVSSSTGEIFTTSNRIDREKLCAGASYAEENECFFELEVVILPNDFFRLIKIKIIVKDTNDNAPMFPSPVINISIPENTLINSRFPIPSATDPDTGFNGVQHYELLNGQSVFGLDIVETPEGEKWPQLIVQQNLDREQKDTYVMKIKVEDGGTPQKSSTAILQVTVSDVNDNRPVFKEGQVEVHIPENAPVGTSVIQLHATDADIGSNAEIRYIFGAQVAPATKRLFALNNTTGLITVQRSLDREETAIHKVTVLASDGSSTPARATVTINVTDVNDNPPNIDLRYIISPINGTVYLSEKDPVNTKIALITVSDKDTDVNGKVICFIEREVPFHLKAVYDNQYLLETSSLLDYEGTKEFSFKIVASDSGKPSLNQTALVRVKLEDENDNPPIFNQPVIELSVSENNRRGLYLTTISATDEDSGKNADIVYQLGPNASFFDLDRKTGVLTASRVFDREEQERFIFTVTARDNGTPPLQSQAAVIVTVLDENDNSPKFTHNHFQFFVSENLPKYSTVGVITVTDADAGENKAVTLSILNDNDNFVLDPYSGVIKSNVSFDREQQSSYTFDVKATDGGQPPRSSTAKVTINVMDVNDNSPVVISPPSNTSFKLVPLSAIPGSVVAEVFAVDIDTGMNAELKYTIVSGNNKGLFRIDPVTGNITLEEKPAPTDVGLHRLVVNISDLGYPKSLHTLVLVFLYVNDTAGNASYIYDLIRRTMETPLDRNIGDSSQPYQNEDYLTIMIAIVAGAMVVIVVIFVTVLVRCRHASRFKAAQRSKQGAEWMSPNQENKQNKKKKRKKRKSPKSSLLNFVTIEESKPDDAVHEPINGTISLPAELEEQSIGRFDWGPAPPTTFKPNSPDLAKHYKSASPQPAFHLKPDTPVSVKKHHVIQELPLDNTFVGGCDTLSKRSSTSSDHFSASECSSQGGFKTKGPLHTRQPQDEFYDQASPDKRTEADGNSDPNSDGPLGPRGLAEATEMCTQECLVLGHSDNCWMPPGLGPYQHPKSPLSTFAPQKEWVKKDKLVNGHTLTRAWKEDSNRNQFNDRKQYGSNEGHFNNGSHMTDIPLANLKSYKQAGGAIESPKEHQL
- the PCDH9 gene encoding protocadherin-9 isoform X3, with amino-acid sequence MDLRDFYLLAALIACLRLDSAIAQELIYTIREELPENVPIGNIPKDLNISHINAATGTSASLVYRLVSKAGDAPLVKVSSSTGEIFTTSNRIDREKLCAGASYAEENECFFELEVVILPNDFFRLIKIKIIVKDTNDNAPMFPSPVINISIPENTLINSRFPIPSATDPDTGFNGVQHYELLNGQSVFGLDIVETPEGEKWPQLIVQQNLDREQKDTYVMKIKVEDGGTPQKSSTAILQVTVSDVNDNRPVFKEGQVEVHIPENAPVGTSVIQLHATDADIGSNAEIRYIFGAQVAPATKRLFALNNTTGLITVQRSLDREETAIHKVTVLASDGSSTPARATVTINVTDVNDNPPNIDLRYIISPINGTVYLSEKDPVNTKIALITVSDKDTDVNGKVICFIEREVPFHLKAVYDNQYLLETSSLLDYEGTKEFSFKIVASDSGKPSLNQTALVRVKLEDENDNPPIFNQPVIELSVSENNRRGLYLTTISATDEDSGKNADIVYQLGPNASFFDLDRKTGVLTASRVFDREEQERFIFTVTARDNGTPPLQSQAAVIVTVLDENDNSPKFTHNHFQFFVSENLPKYSTVGVITVTDADAGENKAVTLSILNDNDNFVLDPYSGVIKSNVSFDREQQSSYTFDVKATDGGQPPRSSTAKVTINVMDVNDNSPVVISPPSNTSFKLVPLSAIPGSVVAEVFAVDIDTGMNAELKYTIVSGNNKGLFRIDPVTGNITLEEKPAPTDVGLHRLVVNISDLGYPKSLHTLVLVFLYVNDTAGNASYIYDLIRRTMETPLDRNIGDSSQPYQNEDYLTIMIAIVAGAMVVIVVIFVTVLVRCRHASRFKAAQRSKQGAEWMSPNQENKQNKKKKRKKRKSPKSSLLNFVTIEESKPDDAVHEPINGTISLPAELEEQSIGRFDWGPAPPTTFKPNSPDLAKHYKSASPQPAFHLKPDTPVSVKKHHVIQELPLDNTFVGGCDTLSKRSSTSSDHFSASECSSQGGFKTKGPLHTRQCNSHSKSDNIPVTPQKCPSSAGFHIQENEESHYEPQDEFYDQASPDKRTEADGNSDPNSDGPLGPRGLAEATEMCTQECLVLGHSDNCWMPPGLGPYQHPKSPLSTFAPQKEWVKKDKLVNGHTLTRAWKEDSNRNQFNDRKQYGSNEGHFNNGSHMTDIPLANLKSYKQAGGAIESPKEHQL
- the PCDH9 gene encoding protocadherin-9 isoform X2, which encodes MDLRDFYLLAALIACLRLDSAIAQELIYTIREELPENVPIGNIPKDLNISHINAATGTSASLVYRLVSKAGDAPLVKVSSSTGEIFTTSNRIDREKLCAGASYAEENECFFELEVVILPNDFFRLIKIKIIVKDTNDNAPMFPSPVINISIPENTLINSRFPIPSATDPDTGFNGVQHYELLNGQSVFGLDIVETPEGEKWPQLIVQQNLDREQKDTYVMKIKVEDGGTPQKSSTAILQVTVSDVNDNRPVFKEGQVEVHIPENAPVGTSVIQLHATDADIGSNAEIRYIFGAQVAPATKRLFALNNTTGLITVQRSLDREETAIHKVTVLASDGSSTPARATVTINVTDVNDNPPNIDLRYIISPINGTVYLSEKDPVNTKIALITVSDKDTDVNGKVICFIEREVPFHLKAVYDNQYLLETSSLLDYEGTKEFSFKIVASDSGKPSLNQTALVRVKLEDENDNPPIFNQPVIELSVSENNRRGLYLTTISATDEDSGKNADIVYQLGPNASFFDLDRKTGVLTASRVFDREEQERFIFTVTARDNGTPPLQSQAAVIVTVLDENDNSPKFTHNHFQFFVSENLPKYSTVGVITVTDADAGENKAVTLSILNDNDNFVLDPYSGVIKSNVSFDREQQSSYTFDVKATDGGQPPRSSTAKVTINVMDVNDNSPVVISPPSNTSFKLVPLSAIPGSVVAEVFAVDIDTGMNAELKYTIVSGNNKGLFRIDPVTGNITLEEKPAPTDVGLHRLVVNISDLGYPKSLHTLVLVFLYVNDTAGNASYIYDLIRRTMETPLDRNIGDSSQPYQNEDYLTIMIAIVAGAMVVIVVIFVTVLVRCRHASRFKAAQRSKQGAEWMSPNQENKQNKKKKRKKRKSPKSSLLNFVTIEESKPDDAVHEPINGTISLPAELEEQSIGRFDWGPAPPTTFKPNSPDLAKHYKSASPQPAFHLKPDTPVSVKKHHVIQELPLDNTFVGGCDTLSKRSSTSSDHFSASECSSQGGFKTKGPLHTRQSQRRVTFHLPDGSQESCSDSGLGDHEPVGSGTLISHPLPLVQPQDEFYDQASPDKRTEADGNSDPNSDGPLGPRGLAEATEMCTQECLVLGHSDNCWMPPGLGPYQHPKSPLSTFAPQKEWVKKDKLVNGHTLTRAWKEDSNRNQFNDRKQYGSNEGHFNNGSHMTDIPLANLKSYKQAGGAIESPKEHQL
- the PCDH9 gene encoding protocadherin-9 isoform X1 — its product is MDLRDFYLLAALIACLRLDSAIAQELIYTIREELPENVPIGNIPKDLNISHINAATGTSASLVYRLVSKAGDAPLVKVSSSTGEIFTTSNRIDREKLCAGASYAEENECFFELEVVILPNDFFRLIKIKIIVKDTNDNAPMFPSPVINISIPENTLINSRFPIPSATDPDTGFNGVQHYELLNGQSVFGLDIVETPEGEKWPQLIVQQNLDREQKDTYVMKIKVEDGGTPQKSSTAILQVTVSDVNDNRPVFKEGQVEVHIPENAPVGTSVIQLHATDADIGSNAEIRYIFGAQVAPATKRLFALNNTTGLITVQRSLDREETAIHKVTVLASDGSSTPARATVTINVTDVNDNPPNIDLRYIISPINGTVYLSEKDPVNTKIALITVSDKDTDVNGKVICFIEREVPFHLKAVYDNQYLLETSSLLDYEGTKEFSFKIVASDSGKPSLNQTALVRVKLEDENDNPPIFNQPVIELSVSENNRRGLYLTTISATDEDSGKNADIVYQLGPNASFFDLDRKTGVLTASRVFDREEQERFIFTVTARDNGTPPLQSQAAVIVTVLDENDNSPKFTHNHFQFFVSENLPKYSTVGVITVTDADAGENKAVTLSILNDNDNFVLDPYSGVIKSNVSFDREQQSSYTFDVKATDGGQPPRSSTAKVTINVMDVNDNSPVVISPPSNTSFKLVPLSAIPGSVVAEVFAVDIDTGMNAELKYTIVSGNNKGLFRIDPVTGNITLEEKPAPTDVGLHRLVVNISDLGYPKSLHTLVLVFLYVNDTAGNASYIYDLIRRTMETPLDRNIGDSSQPYQNEDYLTIMIAIVAGAMVVIVVIFVTVLVRCRHASRFKAAQRSKQGAEWMSPNQENKQNKKKKRKKRKSPKSSLLNFVTIEESKPDDAVHEPINGTISLPAELEEQSIGRFDWGPAPPTTFKPNSPDLAKHYKSASPQPAFHLKPDTPVSVKKHHVIQELPLDNTFVGGCDTLSKRSSTSSDHFSASECSSQGGFKTKGPLHTRQCNSHSKSDNIPVTPQKCPSSAGFHIQENEESHYESQRRVTFHLPDGSQESCSDSGLGDHEPVGSGTLISHPLPLVQPQDEFYDQASPDKRTEADGNSDPNSDGPLGPRGLAEATEMCTQECLVLGHSDNCWMPPGLGPYQHPKSPLSTFAPQKEWVKKDKLVNGHTLTRAWKEDSNRNQFNDRKQYGSNEGHFNNGSHMTDIPLANLKSYKQAGGAIESPKEHQL